The genomic segment TCTTCAGTCAGATAAGGAAATGGCGGTTGTGGTGTCTGGGGGCGCTTGACGACGTGCAGTCCCCGTGTCAGAGTGAGCGGAAAGCGCAGTCCCATCTGCTGGAAGATGCCTTTCAGCGTGTCGTTTTGCAACTTGCCTTCATAGCTTGCATAGATGCTCGGAACACGGACGGAGAGGGAATCCTCTGTCTTTGTGAGCAGTTCTGCCGCGATTCCCCTAGCACCTTGGTCCGGACTGTCGAGCGTGCAGCTGTTACCGTCAATATTCAGAACGACGGTCAGGCTGTTTCCGCCAACCTTCAGTTTTCCGTTCCATGTTCCATCAAGCGCTTGTGACGAAACGGTTGTCGTGAGAAGAAGCGCTGAAAGTATAAAAAATATCTTTTTCATTTCCTTAGTCTGTAAGCTTGTATATTGAAAAATATGCACACAACGAATAGTAAAATCAACGCAGCTGTAAACAGATAGGTGCCGACAGGATTGCCGCTTATCCTGATGACGATGCCGATTAGAAGGATGGAGCAGACTACAGCGAGGCAGCGCACCATGCGTATGAGTGGGACATATTGCCGGTTGTTCCTTATTCTGAACGGCGTGCGTATCTGTATCTGAGGATAGTAGGCGGTCGTTAGAAGCAAGATTGCAACCAGAGTGTTTAAGCCTGCCATGATAAAGACAATGGATTTGCTGCCGAATCCGTCGGCTTCTCCTCTCAAGTTGAAGTGGGTCGGAACCGTATCGGGCAACTTATTGTAAAGGGCGATGGCTATAATCCATAGTATGACAGTCAGAATGGCAGTCACAATTTCAAATATGGTACCT from the Prevotella sp. Rep29 genome contains:
- a CDS encoding DUF1648 domain-containing protein, translated to MTQENNEKTEDKLHIQRTKEGTIFEIVTAILTVILWIIAIALYNKLPDTVPTHFNLRGEADGFGSKSIVFIMAGLNTLVAILLLTTAYYPQIQIRTPFRIRNNRQYVPLIRMVRCLAVVCSILLIGIVIRISGNPVGTYLFTAALILLFVVCIFFNIQAYRLRK